Proteins encoded within one genomic window of Brachybacterium sp. P6-10-X1:
- a CDS encoding LacI family DNA-binding transcriptional regulator, which produces MPRKPSRPTVATIAHDLGISPATVSYALNDKPGVSAAMRERVLEHARATGWTPHSGAQALRRGRSGNIGLVLVRDPEEVSREPFYSAVTAGIESATSAHGFELLLRFVRGGPDEEVEVFRTWAHQRRVDGVVLLDLADQDHRPATLESLSLDFAVIGHYVGPEDFVKVMTAEADDARTVVDHVVDRGYDGCIQLTGPSEFAHERRRLELLQELCAGHGIPHTHSSGTYTIEAGSHAFDAADRTLSARPAVIASSDLIALGALRAAVARGVDIPSELGVVSWDDSLIAEVTAPAITALSRRPFEMGRTAGDLLVRRLDGQVAAGTALQNPPATLVPRHSTDAD; this is translated from the coding sequence ATGCCGCGAAAGCCCTCCCGCCCGACGGTCGCCACGATCGCCCACGACCTCGGCATCTCCCCTGCCACCGTGAGCTATGCGCTGAACGACAAGCCGGGCGTGAGCGCGGCGATGCGCGAGCGCGTGCTCGAGCACGCCCGGGCGACGGGCTGGACCCCGCACTCGGGCGCCCAGGCGCTGCGCCGCGGCCGCAGCGGCAACATCGGTCTGGTGCTGGTCCGGGACCCCGAGGAGGTCTCCCGCGAGCCGTTCTACTCCGCGGTGACGGCCGGCATCGAGTCGGCGACCAGCGCCCACGGCTTCGAGCTGCTGCTGCGCTTCGTCCGGGGCGGGCCCGACGAGGAGGTCGAGGTGTTCCGCACCTGGGCCCACCAGCGCCGGGTCGACGGGGTGGTGCTGCTCGACCTGGCCGATCAGGACCACCGCCCCGCGACCCTGGAATCGCTGTCCCTGGACTTCGCGGTGATCGGCCACTACGTCGGCCCCGAGGACTTCGTGAAGGTCATGACCGCGGAGGCCGACGACGCGCGCACCGTGGTGGACCACGTCGTCGACCGTGGCTACGACGGCTGCATCCAGCTCACCGGCCCCTCCGAGTTCGCCCACGAGCGGCGGCGCCTCGAACTGCTGCAGGAGCTGTGCGCGGGCCACGGCATCCCCCACACGCACTCCTCCGGCACGTACACGATCGAGGCCGGATCCCACGCCTTCGACGCCGCCGACCGGACCCTCAGCGCGCGCCCGGCCGTGATCGCCTCGAGCGACCTGATCGCCCTGGGCGCCCTGCGCGCCGCGGTCGCCCGCGGGGTCGACATCCCCTCCGAGCTGGGCGTGGTCAGCTGGGACGACTCCCTCATCGCGGAGGTCACGGCACCCGCGATCACGGCCCTGTCCCGCCGGCCCTTCGAGATGGGACGCACCGCCGGTGACCTGCTCGTCCGTCGGCTCGACGGGCAGGTCGCCGCCGGCACCGCCCTGCAGAATCCCCCGGCGACGCTGGTGCCGCGCCACTCCACCGACGCCGATTGA
- a CDS encoding aromatic acid exporter family protein: protein MSLGSRAAAALRRPEVETDLVQIAKAVVAASIAWWLAISVLESAQPFLAPWTALLTVHATVFRSLSRGAQTLVASALGVLVSFLVGSFLGVHLWTFALALLLGMLGSRLPGIRMEGVAIATTAIFVLGSGFEAQQALLLSRLVEVALGVGVGAAINLLVVPPLRDKQAAAYVDHINRRMGAVLEDMAESFSVSWETDRAEEWSREATAMRQELDAVWETVRLARESGRANPRRRLPTPLGRRGRGRGGRRGHGADSEVGYEEILLRVDEGILHLLHLARTLREASYVEGAWDEQFRRRWTATVRDAGRSIADPDADVEPVQRRLDALAVQLSDHQELPRENWPIYGSLITSMQLIATIVDDVASARAAREGSRENPEA from the coding sequence ATGTCGCTCGGTTCTCGTGCGGCAGCAGCGCTGCGGCGCCCCGAGGTGGAGACCGATCTCGTGCAGATCGCCAAGGCGGTCGTCGCGGCGTCCATCGCCTGGTGGCTCGCGATCTCGGTGCTGGAATCGGCGCAGCCCTTCCTCGCGCCCTGGACCGCCCTGCTGACGGTGCACGCCACCGTGTTCCGGTCGCTCTCCCGCGGGGCGCAGACCCTGGTGGCCTCGGCGCTCGGCGTCCTGGTCTCCTTCCTCGTCGGCAGCTTCCTCGGGGTGCATCTGTGGACCTTCGCCCTCGCCCTGCTCCTGGGCATGCTCGGCTCGCGACTGCCCGGGATCCGGATGGAGGGCGTGGCGATCGCCACCACCGCCATCTTCGTGCTCGGCAGCGGTTTCGAGGCGCAGCAAGCGCTGCTCCTGTCCCGCCTGGTCGAGGTCGCCCTCGGCGTCGGCGTCGGCGCGGCGATCAATCTCCTGGTCGTGCCTCCGCTGAGGGACAAGCAGGCCGCGGCGTACGTCGACCACATCAATCGACGCATGGGGGCCGTGCTGGAGGACATGGCGGAGTCGTTCTCCGTCTCCTGGGAGACCGATCGGGCGGAGGAGTGGTCCCGGGAGGCCACCGCGATGCGCCAGGAGCTCGATGCGGTGTGGGAGACCGTACGGCTGGCCCGGGAGAGCGGGCGGGCGAACCCGCGCCGTCGCCTGCCGACCCCGCTCGGACGACGCGGTCGAGGACGTGGCGGACGGCGCGGCCACGGAGCGGATTCGGAGGTCGGCTACGAGGAGATCCTGCTCCGGGTCGACGAGGGCATCCTCCACCTGTTGCACCTCGCCCGCACGCTGCGGGAGGCGAGCTACGTCGAGGGGGCGTGGGACGAGCAGTTCCGCCGGCGGTGGACGGCCACCGTGCGGGATGCGGGTCGGTCGATCGCCGATCCCGATGCCGACGTCGAGCCGGTCCAGCGGCGCCTCGACGCTCTCGCCGTGCAGCTGTCCGACCACCAGGAGCTGCCGCGGGAGAACTGGCCGATCTACGGGTCGCTGATCACGAGCATGCAGCTCATCGCCACCATCGTCGACGACGTCGCCTCGGCTCGTGCGGCGCGGGAGGGCTCGCGCGAGAACCCCGAGGCATAG
- a CDS encoding MFS transporter, with protein sequence MGNTPMGDDDTRPDPISGTVSTETGTLFARSEGSAPGVAVIDSDSRRPDATGEEPTKGNGKAMAAMGFSQAVDNSEGGLINTFFPLIGVAFGVGEGMLGLLSAISKFARMAFGPFWAMLADKYGRKKVLILVTGVWGLWTVASGFAPTFTWLLILYTISVVGTVASEPIINGLLPDLFKQSQRGKAYGTIRSIGSAVGILMGPAIGLFAMGENPDGNAWRYAMWTMGGISILSGVLIAVWVTDPRQNTSREDMMAEAGRFKIADGIKLFKIPTVSLMAGMVVLVTSLVLLAFYPNFLVVERGLTVFQSTVAMSAFSVGAVLSAFLGGRLADLFVRRFGEKGRIMLMQIYLVSFAATVALATQTSYEGFLPGVGLSFVLGLVFSIGFSGCVLPMVSNVVPTQLNATAFAMLFSLIQGGLTALMALGVGFIAEAFSNQTMFLFFVVVPYLLNAGYWFLFYRVYPQDVERQKERTEQVGAGTF encoded by the coding sequence ATGGGAAATACCCCGATGGGCGACGACGACACCCGCCCCGACCCGATCTCCGGCACGGTCTCCACCGAGACCGGCACGCTCTTCGCGCGCTCCGAGGGCAGCGCCCCCGGCGTGGCCGTCATCGACAGCGACTCCCGCCGCCCTGACGCCACGGGCGAGGAACCCACCAAGGGCAATGGCAAGGCGATGGCCGCCATGGGATTCTCGCAAGCGGTCGACAATTCCGAGGGCGGCCTGATCAACACGTTCTTTCCGCTCATCGGCGTCGCCTTCGGCGTCGGCGAGGGAATGCTCGGCCTGCTCAGCGCGATCAGCAAATTCGCACGCATGGCGTTCGGCCCGTTCTGGGCGATGCTGGCGGACAAATACGGCCGCAAGAAGGTCCTGATCCTGGTCACGGGGGTCTGGGGACTGTGGACCGTGGCCTCCGGCTTCGCCCCGACCTTCACCTGGCTGCTGATCCTGTACACGATCAGCGTCGTCGGCACCGTCGCCTCCGAACCGATCATCAACGGTCTGCTGCCGGACCTGTTCAAGCAGTCCCAGCGCGGCAAGGCCTACGGCACGATCCGCTCCATCGGCTCCGCCGTCGGCATCCTCATGGGCCCGGCCATCGGTCTCTTCGCCATGGGCGAGAACCCTGACGGCAACGCCTGGCGCTACGCCATGTGGACCATGGGCGGCATCTCCATCCTCTCCGGCGTCCTCATCGCGGTCTGGGTGACGGACCCGCGCCAGAACACCTCTCGCGAGGACATGATGGCCGAGGCCGGGCGGTTCAAGATCGCCGATGGCATCAAGCTGTTCAAGATCCCCACCGTCTCCCTCATGGCCGGCATGGTCGTGCTGGTCACCAGCCTCGTGCTGCTGGCCTTCTATCCGAACTTCCTCGTCGTCGAGCGCGGCCTGACGGTCTTCCAGTCCACGGTGGCGATGTCCGCCTTCTCCGTCGGAGCCGTGCTCTCCGCCTTCCTCGGCGGACGCCTGGCCGACCTGTTCGTGCGGAGGTTCGGCGAGAAGGGCCGGATCATGCTCATGCAGATCTACCTGGTGTCCTTCGCCGCCACCGTCGCCCTCGCCACCCAGACCTCCTACGAGGGCTTCCTGCCCGGAGTCGGCCTCTCCTTCGTGCTGGGCCTGGTCTTCTCGATCGGCTTCTCCGGTTGTGTGCTGCCGATGGTCTCCAACGTGGTGCCCACGCAGCTCAACGCCACCGCCTTCGCGATGCTCTTCTCCCTCATCCAGGGCGGCCTGACCGCCCTGATGGCGCTGGGCGTCGGCTTCATCGCCGAGGCCTTCAGCAACCAGACGATGTTCCTGTTCTTCGTGGTCGTCCCCTACCTGCTCAACGCCGGCTACTGGTTCCTGTTCTACCGGGTCTACCCCCAGGACGTGGAGCGTCAGAAGGAGCGCACCGAGCAGGTGGGCGCCGGCACCTTCTGA
- a CDS encoding MarR family winged helix-turn-helix transcriptional regulator, with protein sequence MDRETLDLHRATLRALTRLMSQWSSLEFQRRITAQCGLSLDPVAVRALYGLGITGGAARPSDLADDLHLTRPSTSKLIARLTAADLVERRPDLTDGRSAHVALTAAGRHAYEQLFEAGLTLLAEATEDWDDADVRALSQLLTRFTAGLATDSTTTTT encoded by the coding sequence ATGGATCGCGAGACCCTCGACCTGCACCGTGCCACCCTGCGTGCCCTGACCCGCCTCATGTCGCAGTGGAGCTCGCTGGAGTTCCAGCGTCGGATCACGGCGCAGTGCGGGCTCTCCCTCGATCCGGTCGCGGTCCGCGCGCTGTACGGCCTCGGCATCACCGGCGGTGCCGCGCGCCCCAGCGACCTGGCCGACGACCTGCACCTGACGCGCCCGTCGACCTCGAAGCTCATCGCCCGGCTGACGGCGGCGGATCTCGTCGAGCGCCGCCCGGACCTCACCGACGGACGGTCCGCGCACGTCGCCCTGACCGCTGCGGGCCGGCACGCCTACGAGCAGCTCTTCGAGGCGGGCCTCACCCTGCTCGCCGAGGCCACCGAGGACTGGGACGACGCCGACGTGCGTGCCCTGTCCCAGCTGCTGACCCGCTTCACCGCCGGGCTCGCGACCGACTCCACCACGACCACCACCTGA
- a CDS encoding SDR family oxidoreductase: MSRTYVVTGAASGIGRTTAQILSDRGERVIGVDLQGTDVSGDLSTREGRAGAAEGAARLADGTVDAVIACAGLSIPKPLTASVNYFGMTEFLEALQPALARSEAPRVALVSSMATLQPVVPALVDALLAGDEAAALEIATRMAEDPRTANVIYPSSKRAISRWVRREAPTERWAGAGIPLNAVAPGTVVTPMTKELLASEQGRAMTDAYVPMPLNSHQGPETIAHLLIWLTSVENSHCAGQTIYCDGGTDVVLRGEDVWSWNDAAMRETFAEITAGLAG; encoded by the coding sequence ATGTCCCGCACCTACGTCGTCACCGGCGCCGCCTCCGGCATCGGCCGCACCACCGCCCAGATCCTCTCCGACCGCGGCGAGCGGGTGATCGGCGTCGACCTCCAGGGCACCGACGTCTCCGGCGACCTCTCCACCCGCGAGGGTCGCGCCGGCGCTGCCGAGGGGGCCGCCCGGCTCGCCGACGGCACGGTCGATGCCGTGATCGCCTGCGCCGGCCTGTCGATCCCGAAGCCGCTCACCGCGTCGGTGAACTACTTCGGCATGACGGAGTTCCTCGAGGCCCTGCAGCCTGCGCTGGCCCGCTCCGAGGCGCCGCGCGTCGCGCTGGTCTCCTCGATGGCGACGCTGCAGCCCGTGGTCCCTGCTCTGGTGGATGCACTGCTGGCGGGGGACGAGGCCGCCGCGCTCGAGATCGCCACCCGGATGGCCGAGGATCCCCGGACCGCGAACGTCATCTACCCGTCCTCCAAGCGCGCCATCTCCCGCTGGGTGCGCCGCGAGGCCCCCACCGAGCGCTGGGCCGGCGCCGGCATCCCGCTGAACGCGGTGGCGCCCGGGACCGTGGTCACCCCGATGACGAAGGAGCTGCTGGCCAGCGAGCAGGGACGGGCGATGACCGACGCCTACGTGCCGATGCCGCTGAACTCGCACCAGGGCCCGGAGACCATCGCGCATCTGCTGATCTGGCTCACGTCGGTGGAGAACTCCCACTGCGCCGGTCAGACCATCTACTGCGACGGCGGCACCGACGTGGTGCTGCGCGGCGAGGACGTGTGGTCCTGGAACGACGCGGCGATGCGCGAGACCTTCGCCGAGATCACGGCCGGACTCGCGGGCTGA
- a CDS encoding RidA family protein, whose product MSTPKHALHTTNAPQPAGPYSQAIVSGDLLFTAGFGPQDPATGEVSDSVAEQTRQVLRNIASVLAERGASLDDALKTTVHLADLADFQEFNEAYREFFSEPFPVRTTVGSQLANIKVEIDVVARISA is encoded by the coding sequence ATGAGCACCCCCAAGCACGCCCTCCACACCACCAACGCCCCGCAGCCCGCCGGGCCCTACAGCCAGGCGATCGTCAGCGGCGACCTGCTGTTCACCGCCGGGTTCGGGCCCCAGGACCCGGCCACCGGCGAGGTCTCCGACTCCGTCGCGGAGCAGACCCGGCAGGTGCTGCGCAACATCGCGTCGGTCCTCGCCGAACGGGGGGCGAGCCTCGACGACGCGCTGAAGACGACCGTTCATCTCGCGGACCTCGCGGACTTCCAGGAGTTCAACGAGGCCTACCGCGAGTTCTTCTCCGAGCCGTTCCCGGTGCGCACCACCGTCGGCTCGCAGCTGGCGAACATCAAGGTGGAGATCGACGTGGTGGCGCGGATCAGCGCCTGA
- a CDS encoding amidohydrolase family protein, translating to MSHTESLLIRGGRVVDDDGVRAADVLIVGERIAAVGPGAAADAAHAQVLEADGRLVLPGFVDAHSHAEGAVFDPDVQQALLRQGVTTIIGGQDGVSYAPGDGAWARTYFAAINAPHPTYRGPGLAQLLASYDGTVPINVASLVPAGTVRHQVIGGEDRPATAEEIAEMTALVARGVADGAVGLSTGLDYTPGLYADAEEIAALCRPLAASGLPYVTHMRGGYEDNSQEGVDEVARIGLDAGVPVHISHFHTRADEAWRLMSWLDERGVDAGFDAYPYTRGCSILGMTLLPPTLNAMDPDEAAVLLRDPDRREQLRRDWFPGVDHNPSLGPEWPELITIAHTVAEEFSWAPGLSLAQVAARRGTDAIDAALDLLAASHLEVNVVMAVRDQRPVSDLGRLIAHPRHLGGSDGIFLGAHPHPRARGAFASYLATYVREHGFLTWPEAVRHLATGAAERFHLGDRGRVRPGFRADVALVDLDTVRPGATYDRPLALAEGIDDVIVGGRPVLAGGNLTGEHPGSGLRAAAPGTDDRSPRRGDP from the coding sequence ATGTCGCACACAGAATCGCTGCTGATCCGGGGCGGGCGCGTCGTCGACGACGACGGCGTGCGCGCGGCCGACGTGCTGATCGTCGGCGAGCGCATCGCCGCCGTCGGACCCGGAGCTGCCGCCGATGCCGCGCACGCGCAGGTCCTCGAGGCCGACGGGCGCCTGGTGCTGCCCGGATTCGTCGACGCCCACTCCCACGCCGAGGGCGCGGTGTTCGATCCGGACGTGCAGCAGGCCCTGCTGCGCCAGGGGGTCACGACGATCATCGGCGGGCAGGACGGCGTCTCCTACGCCCCCGGCGACGGCGCCTGGGCGAGGACGTACTTCGCGGCGATCAACGCCCCTCACCCCACCTACCGAGGACCGGGCCTCGCGCAGCTGCTGGCGAGCTACGACGGGACGGTGCCGATCAACGTCGCCTCCCTGGTGCCCGCCGGCACCGTGCGCCACCAGGTGATCGGCGGCGAGGACCGCCCCGCCACCGCCGAGGAGATCGCCGAGATGACGGCGCTGGTCGCCCGCGGGGTGGCCGACGGGGCCGTCGGGCTCTCCACCGGACTCGACTACACCCCGGGGCTCTACGCCGACGCCGAGGAGATCGCCGCCCTGTGCCGTCCGCTCGCCGCGTCCGGACTCCCCTACGTCACCCATATGCGCGGCGGCTACGAGGACAACTCGCAGGAGGGCGTCGACGAGGTGGCCCGCATCGGGCTCGACGCGGGCGTGCCGGTGCACATCTCGCACTTCCACACCCGGGCCGACGAGGCCTGGCGCCTGATGAGCTGGCTCGACGAGCGCGGCGTGGACGCCGGCTTCGACGCCTATCCCTACACCCGCGGCTGCTCGATCCTGGGGATGACGCTGCTGCCGCCGACGCTGAACGCCATGGATCCGGACGAGGCCGCTGTCCTACTGCGCGATCCGGACCGGCGCGAGCAGCTGCGCCGGGACTGGTTCCCCGGCGTGGACCACAACCCCAGCCTCGGCCCCGAATGGCCGGAGCTGATCACCATCGCGCACACGGTCGCCGAGGAATTCTCCTGGGCTCCGGGGCTGAGCCTCGCGCAGGTCGCCGCACGACGCGGCACCGACGCGATCGACGCGGCGCTGGATCTGCTGGCCGCCTCCCACCTGGAGGTGAACGTGGTGATGGCGGTGCGCGACCAGCGCCCGGTCTCGGACCTCGGCCGTTTGATCGCCCATCCCCGACACCTGGGCGGGTCCGACGGGATCTTCCTCGGCGCCCATCCGCATCCCCGTGCCCGCGGGGCATTCGCCTCCTACCTCGCGACCTACGTGCGCGAGCACGGCTTCCTGACCTGGCCCGAGGCGGTCCGGCACCTGGCGACCGGAGCTGCCGAGCGCTTCCACCTCGGCGACCGCGGTCGAGTGCGCCCCGGGTTCCGCGCCGACGTGGCTCTGGTGGACCTCGACACCGTGCGCCCCGGCGCGACCTACGACCGGCCGCTCGCCCTCGCCGAGGGCATCGACGACGTGATCGTCGGCGGCCGCCCCGTTCTGGCCGGTGGGAACCTCACCGGCGAGCACCCGGGCAGCGGCCTCCGGGCCGCCGCGCCGGGAACCGATGACCGCTCACCACGACGAGGAGACCCATGA
- a CDS encoding MFS transporter, translated as MQSTTRSAPPPAKLTPGQRRTIAGGTIGTLMEYFDYYLYGLASAAVFPAVFFSSDSAFVAQLSSFATFAVGFLLRPVGGLVFGYIGDRFGRKLTLMITVIGMGLTTAAIGLIPSDASIGLAAPILLVTARMFQGLFVGGEMGGAATMVVEHAPVGRRGLFGALLISGAGIANVASAGMMAGLGAGPESFFMTWGWRIPFLFALVLAIIAVILRRHLEESEEFTQHRSDVSEKKVAAPSPLREVLRHPKNAILGILIGLPQSIAGYVVLTFGLAFMVSDGVPAQVGFIGTMIVGALQIVLAPTYGALSDRLGRQRVYIAGCLGFAVLVWPAFALYGTHEPVLIWLGMIVGFAIPGIAMQGTLQTMLTEMFDVEQRTTGVNIGYQLSNTFGGGLAPLIATALVGWAGGSIWPVVVYVVVISAVGAIATATASMRPDTADAGRLHALRGS; from the coding sequence ATGCAGTCGACCACCCGGTCCGCACCACCACCCGCGAAGCTCACCCCCGGGCAGCGGCGCACCATCGCCGGCGGCACCATCGGCACGCTGATGGAGTACTTCGACTATTACTTGTACGGCCTCGCCTCCGCCGCGGTCTTCCCCGCCGTGTTCTTCTCGTCCGACTCGGCCTTCGTCGCCCAGCTCTCCAGCTTCGCGACCTTCGCCGTGGGCTTCCTGCTGCGGCCCGTCGGCGGGCTCGTGTTCGGCTACATCGGGGACCGCTTCGGCCGCAAGCTCACCCTCATGATCACCGTGATCGGCATGGGGCTGACCACGGCCGCGATCGGCCTGATCCCCTCGGACGCCAGCATCGGGCTGGCCGCTCCGATCCTGCTGGTGACCGCCCGCATGTTCCAGGGCCTGTTCGTCGGCGGCGAGATGGGCGGGGCGGCGACCATGGTCGTCGAGCACGCGCCCGTCGGCCGACGGGGACTGTTCGGCGCACTCCTGATCAGCGGCGCCGGCATCGCCAACGTCGCCTCGGCGGGCATGATGGCCGGCCTCGGCGCGGGCCCGGAATCCTTCTTCATGACCTGGGGCTGGCGCATCCCCTTCCTGTTCGCCCTGGTCCTGGCGATCATCGCGGTCATCCTGCGCCGCCACCTCGAGGAGTCCGAGGAGTTCACCCAGCACCGCAGCGACGTCTCCGAGAAGAAGGTCGCCGCGCCCTCGCCGCTCCGGGAGGTGCTGCGCCACCCCAAGAACGCGATCCTCGGCATCCTCATCGGCCTGCCGCAGTCGATCGCCGGCTACGTGGTGCTCACCTTCGGCCTGGCGTTCATGGTCTCCGACGGGGTGCCCGCGCAGGTCGGCTTCATCGGCACCATGATCGTCGGCGCCCTGCAGATCGTCCTGGCCCCCACCTACGGCGCCCTCTCGGACCGCCTCGGCCGCCAGAGGGTCTACATCGCCGGCTGCCTCGGCTTCGCCGTGCTGGTGTGGCCCGCCTTCGCCCTCTACGGCACGCATGAACCGGTGCTGATCTGGCTGGGCATGATCGTGGGCTTCGCGATCCCGGGCATCGCCATGCAGGGCACGCTGCAGACCATGCTCACCGAGATGTTCGACGTCGAGCAGCGCACCACCGGAGTGAACATCGGCTATCAGCTGTCCAACACCTTCGGCGGCGGCCTCGCCCCGCTGATCGCCACCGCCCTGGTGGGCTGGGCCGGAGGCTCGATCTGGCCGGTGGTCGTCTACGTCGTGGTGATCAGTGCCGTCGGCGCGATCGCCACCGCCACCGCGTCCATGCGGCCCGACACCGCGGACGCCGGACGCCTGCACGCTCTGCGAGGATCGTGA
- a CDS encoding transcriptional regulator, whose translation MSAAERVPDRPESSPEGAFSGAPSSPSAPPPGVSPSDLSASATGAIPSAPEQGARFASFEEAYRALTPLMEAIAAVVGPHCEVVLHDLSRGDLDSSVAAIVNGHLSGRTVGGPSTNLGVEVLRDPSTDHDAHGYRGRTADGRELTSSSVYYRDLEGNVIAAFCLNVDLTPVQTAMNALGALVPEVRQDVVERPKELVGPDISTVLDDLVEEAIAAVGKPVPSLTKPERIRILRLLEERGAFRIKRAADTVSARLGVSRVTVYGYLDEVRRG comes from the coding sequence ATGAGCGCAGCGGAGAGAGTCCCGGATCGGCCGGAGTCGTCGCCCGAGGGAGCATTCTCCGGCGCGCCGTCGAGCCCCTCGGCGCCGCCGCCGGGGGTGAGCCCGTCGGACCTGTCAGCGTCCGCGACCGGCGCGATCCCGTCGGCCCCTGAGCAGGGTGCGAGGTTCGCGAGCTTCGAGGAGGCCTACCGGGCGCTCACCCCGCTGATGGAGGCGATCGCCGCCGTGGTCGGCCCGCACTGCGAGGTGGTGCTGCACGATCTCAGCCGCGGGGACCTCGACAGCTCCGTCGCCGCGATCGTGAACGGGCACCTCAGCGGGCGCACCGTCGGCGGCCCGTCGACCAACCTCGGCGTCGAGGTGCTGCGCGACCCCAGCACCGACCACGACGCCCACGGCTATCGCGGTCGGACGGCCGACGGGCGCGAGCTGACCAGCTCCTCGGTCTACTACCGCGACCTGGAGGGGAACGTGATCGCGGCCTTCTGCCTCAACGTCGACCTCACCCCGGTCCAGACCGCCATGAACGCCCTCGGCGCCCTGGTGCCCGAGGTGCGCCAGGACGTGGTGGAGCGGCCGAAGGAGCTGGTGGGGCCGGACATCTCCACGGTGCTCGACGACTTGGTCGAGGAGGCGATCGCCGCGGTCGGCAAGCCGGTGCCCTCGCTGACCAAGCCCGAGCGGATCCGGATCCTGCGACTGCTCGAGGAGCGCGGGGCCTTCCGCATCAAGCGGGCGGCCGACACGGTCTCCGCCCGGCTAGGCGTCTCCCGGGTGACGGTCTACGGCTACCTCGACGAGGTGCGGCGGGGCTGA
- a CDS encoding phosphotransferase, which yields MPAHPLTAAHRHRILSVLSRLAGGPVQLTSEHHVGHEWAPVTRLVLDRDIPGIGSTILAKARRVDGEGHGGPAFLRREVAALRTAAPSGVTAHSMHVDDDAGIMLQTDLGEWPTLQDRLLDDDPAAAARGVVEMATAVGRLHASTVDRRADHQRNLAAFAADVETGLNYAHGMERWDEIEQACAELGLPSGRQARDEVVSLLRRAASPGPSAALTHLDLNPTNVLLTDAGARLVDFEGSRFGHLGIDASFLDYPFPHHSRPWGILPDGVVRSADAAYRSALADGGAHQVLAGYDQMLADGAAIVLLGRLGRMRLIARPDQTPHDSWRRRGQTVQQIQTFTQLAERADDLAAFSAWLGALTDAMIARWPDATHPPAPLFPAFAHDGTGHEAALGFPWA from the coding sequence GTGCCCGCCCACCCGCTGACCGCCGCCCATCGTCACCGGATACTTTCCGTTCTATCTCGCCTCGCAGGCGGACCCGTTCAGCTCACCTCTGAACATCACGTCGGCCACGAGTGGGCCCCGGTCACCCGTCTGGTGCTGGATCGGGACATTCCCGGAATCGGGTCGACGATCCTGGCCAAGGCTCGCCGGGTCGATGGCGAAGGGCACGGAGGCCCGGCTTTCCTGCGCCGTGAGGTCGCGGCACTGAGAACGGCCGCACCCAGTGGAGTCACTGCCCACTCGATGCACGTCGACGACGACGCGGGGATCATGCTCCAGACCGATCTGGGCGAGTGGCCCACGCTGCAGGATCGTCTGCTGGATGACGACCCGGCGGCGGCTGCTCGGGGCGTGGTGGAGATGGCGACTGCCGTCGGACGGTTGCACGCTTCCACCGTCGACCGGCGTGCTGATCATCAGCGAAATCTTGCCGCCTTCGCCGCCGATGTGGAGACCGGCCTGAACTACGCGCACGGGATGGAGCGCTGGGACGAGATCGAGCAGGCGTGCGCCGAGCTGGGCCTGCCGTCGGGGCGGCAGGCACGTGACGAGGTGGTCAGCCTTCTCCGACGAGCAGCCAGCCCTGGGCCCTCCGCAGCGCTCACCCATCTGGACCTGAATCCGACCAACGTGCTGCTGACAGACGCCGGAGCACGCCTGGTCGACTTCGAGGGCAGCCGTTTCGGTCACCTCGGGATCGATGCCAGCTTCCTGGACTACCCGTTTCCGCATCACAGCAGACCCTGGGGGATACTGCCCGATGGCGTCGTTCGTTCCGCCGATGCGGCGTACCGCTCTGCTCTGGCCGACGGCGGCGCCCACCAGGTGCTCGCGGGATACGACCAGATGCTCGCGGACGGGGCAGCCATCGTGCTCCTCGGACGGCTCGGTCGAATGCGACTGATCGCCCGTCCGGACCAGACGCCGCATGACAGCTGGCGTCGCCGCGGACAGACCGTGCAGCAGATCCAGACCTTCACACAGCTCGCGGAGCGGGCCGACGATCTGGCGGCCTTCAGTGCTTGGCTCGGCGCGCTCACGGACGCCATGATCGCCCGGTGGCCGGATGCCACCCACCCGCCGGCGCCGCTGTTCCCGGCGTTCGCCCACGATGGAACAGGTCACGAGGCAGCTCTGGGCTTCCCCTGGGCGTGA